The following proteins are encoded in a genomic region of Mycobacterium kiyosense:
- a CDS encoding UPF0061 protein has product MAESLRRLSGVSVTSDRPVALQDRFFRELPELAVAWQAEPTPEPKLLVLNESLADELGLSADWLRSPDGLRFLVGNLVPDGATPVAQAYAGHQFGGYVPRLGDGRALLLGELLDERQRLRDIHLKGSGRTPFARNGDGLAATGPMLREYIISEAMHALGVPTTRSLAVVATGRPVARETLLPGALLVRVASSHLRVGSFQYAAATGNLDLLRRLADHAIARHHPGAADAERPYLALFEAVVGAQATLVARWMLVGFVHGVMNTDNMTISGETIDYGPCAFMEAYDPDTVFSSIDAWGRYAYSNQPTIAAWNLARFAETLLPLIGDDVEESVSLVENAFDGFHDYHAAWRSGMHAKLGFTGDIEELTPLLEELLSLLQESHVDYTSFFTRLADAARGDSGPARDLFVDPALFDDWAARWRALEPDPLLMARVNPVYIPRNHLVEEALEAATTGDLDPVHRLLEAIRAPLYRTDRTGTLRQTRPSGFRNLPHLLRHLNATGGSGDTQRDHDVGIGDEQAGPECPLQLRIRLGGKEHDQKRRARRCRTRRSSTGRRGSAGRWTPCC; this is encoded by the coding sequence TTGGCTGAGTCGCTCCGTAGGCTCAGTGGCGTGAGCGTCACATCTGACCGCCCGGTCGCCCTTCAGGATCGGTTCTTCCGAGAGCTGCCCGAGCTGGCGGTGGCGTGGCAGGCCGAGCCGACGCCCGAGCCCAAGTTGTTGGTGCTCAACGAATCGCTGGCGGACGAACTCGGACTGAGTGCGGACTGGCTGCGCAGCCCCGACGGCCTGCGTTTCTTAGTGGGCAATTTGGTACCCGACGGCGCCACGCCGGTGGCCCAGGCCTACGCCGGTCATCAGTTCGGCGGGTACGTGCCGCGGTTGGGTGACGGTCGCGCGCTGCTACTGGGCGAACTGCTCGACGAGCGGCAACGCCTTCGCGACATCCACCTCAAGGGCTCGGGACGCACTCCGTTCGCGCGCAACGGGGACGGCCTGGCCGCCACCGGACCGATGCTGCGCGAATACATCATCAGCGAGGCGATGCACGCGCTGGGCGTGCCGACGACACGCTCCCTGGCCGTGGTGGCCACCGGGCGCCCGGTAGCCCGCGAAACGCTGCTGCCGGGCGCGCTGCTGGTCCGCGTGGCCAGCAGCCATCTACGGGTCGGCAGTTTTCAATATGCTGCTGCCACAGGCAATCTCGACCTGCTGCGACGCCTGGCGGACCACGCGATCGCGCGCCATCACCCCGGCGCTGCCGACGCCGAGCGGCCCTATCTCGCGCTGTTCGAAGCGGTGGTCGGCGCCCAGGCGACGCTGGTGGCGCGGTGGATGCTGGTCGGGTTCGTGCACGGCGTGATGAACACCGACAACATGACCATCTCCGGGGAGACCATTGACTACGGACCGTGCGCGTTCATGGAGGCCTACGACCCCGACACCGTTTTCAGTTCGATTGACGCGTGGGGCCGCTACGCCTACAGCAATCAACCGACCATCGCGGCGTGGAACCTGGCCCGCTTCGCCGAGACCCTGCTCCCGTTGATCGGCGACGATGTCGAGGAATCAGTTTCATTGGTAGAGAACGCATTTGATGGATTCCACGACTACCACGCAGCGTGGCGCTCGGGTATGCACGCCAAGCTCGGGTTCACCGGTGACATCGAGGAACTGACGCCGTTGCTCGAAGAACTGCTGTCGTTGCTGCAGGAGAGTCACGTCGACTACACGTCGTTTTTCACCCGGCTGGCGGACGCCGCGCGCGGGGACTCCGGACCAGCGCGCGACCTGTTCGTCGACCCCGCCTTGTTCGACGACTGGGCCGCCCGGTGGCGGGCGCTGGAACCCGACCCGCTGTTGATGGCACGGGTCAACCCGGTCTACATCCCGCGCAACCACCTGGTCGAGGAGGCGCTGGAAGCGGCGACGACGGGAGACCTTGATCCGGTCCACCGGCTTCTCGAGGCTATCCGCGCCCCCTTATACCGAACGGACCGGACTGGAACGCTACGCCAAACCCGCCCCAGCGGATTTCGGAACCTACCGCACCTTCTGCGGCACCTGAACGCCACGGGTGGCAGCGGTGATACCCAGCGCGATCATGATGTCGGCATAGGTGACGAACAGGCCGGCCCAGAATGCCCACTTCAGTTGCGGATCCGGTTGGGAGGCAAAGAACATGATCAAAAAAGACGGGCCCGACGATGCCGCACACGAAGGTCATCGACTGGACGACGAGGTAGCGCCGGAAGGTGGACACCGTGTTGTTGA
- a CDS encoding hemerythrin, which produces MEVTLVTEMIVQTPDEVVAFLKAQHALIEDMFDEVLLASDPQARDEPFVALRQLLAVHETAEEMLVHPRVRREFDAGDAIVDELLHEEHDAKEQLTKIESLDITSQEFVDELTKLRDAVLAHAEHEELEEFTKLQRNLDANEQKRMGTAVKVAEAIAPTRPHAGVESAKLNFAVGPFAAMLDRARDLMHQALG; this is translated from the coding sequence TTGGAGGTCACGCTGGTGACCGAGATGATTGTTCAGACACCCGACGAGGTGGTTGCCTTCCTCAAGGCGCAGCACGCGCTGATCGAGGACATGTTCGACGAGGTACTGCTGGCCTCCGACCCCCAGGCGCGCGACGAGCCGTTCGTCGCACTCCGTCAGCTGCTGGCCGTGCACGAGACGGCCGAGGAGATGTTGGTGCATCCCCGCGTGCGTCGCGAATTCGACGCCGGCGACGCGATCGTCGACGAGCTGCTGCACGAAGAGCACGACGCCAAAGAGCAGCTGACGAAGATCGAAAGCCTCGACATCACCTCCCAGGAGTTCGTCGACGAACTGACCAAGCTGCGGGATGCGGTGCTGGCCCACGCCGAGCATGAAGAACTCGAGGAGTTCACGAAACTGCAGCGCAACCTCGACGCCAACGAGCAGAAGCGGATGGGCACGGCGGTGAAGGTGGCCGAAGCTATCGCGCCCACTCGGCCGCACGCCGGCGTGGAATCGGCGAAGCTGAATTTCGCCGTAGGACCGTTCGCCGCGATGCTCGACCGTGCCCGCGACCTGATGCACCAAGCGCTTGGCTGA
- a CDS encoding LLM class F420-dependent oxidoreductase, with amino-acid sequence MVKIGVQIHPQNTTMAALRAGWQGVDQLGVDSLWTWDHFFPPLYGSAAESHFEGWQILAAMAVTTANVTQIGMLVTGCCYRNPDLLADMARTLDHLSGGRAVLGIGSGWMDRDEIEYGYPVRTPAQRLDALGEALPRIRRRIGLLQPGPLGRLPILIGGNGERRTLRLVAEHADMWNGYGDAATIRAKNRAIDRWCGEIGRDPGEIERTVWIERVEPDLVASLVEAGADHLILGLRAPYDLGAVERLVAARRAV; translated from the coding sequence ATGGTCAAGATCGGCGTCCAGATCCACCCGCAGAACACCACCATGGCGGCGCTTCGCGCGGGCTGGCAGGGTGTCGACCAGCTCGGCGTCGACAGCCTGTGGACCTGGGATCACTTCTTCCCGCCGCTGTACGGGTCGGCCGCGGAATCGCACTTCGAAGGTTGGCAGATCCTGGCGGCCATGGCCGTCACCACCGCCAACGTCACCCAGATCGGCATGTTGGTGACCGGTTGCTGCTACCGCAATCCCGACCTGCTGGCCGATATGGCCCGCACACTCGATCACCTCAGCGGCGGTCGGGCGGTATTGGGAATCGGATCGGGATGGATGGACCGCGACGAGATCGAATACGGCTATCCGGTGCGGACACCCGCACAACGTCTCGATGCGCTCGGCGAGGCGCTGCCGCGCATCCGGCGCCGGATCGGGTTACTACAGCCCGGCCCCCTCGGACGGCTGCCGATCCTGATCGGCGGCAACGGCGAGCGGCGCACCCTGCGCCTGGTCGCCGAACACGCGGACATGTGGAACGGCTACGGCGACGCCGCCACGATCCGCGCCAAGAACCGGGCCATCGACCGTTGGTGCGGCGAAATCGGCCGGGATCCGGGCGAGATCGAACGCACTGTGTGGATCGAGCGGGTCGAGCCGGACCTGGTGGCATCACTCGTCGAGGCCGGCGCCGACCATCTGATCCTGGGTTTGCGTGCACCGTATGACCTCGGCGCAGTGGAGCGGCTGGTGGCGGCCCGGCGCGCGGTTTAG
- a CDS encoding TetR family transcriptional regulator, with translation MVERFTRERRLEQTRTLLLDAAEAVFAEKGFTPATLDDIAHTAGYTKGAIYKHFATKEDLFLAVSDRYWRRYFDNFAEVMSTATQVGDRELDDIALRWRQLGRDRGAEHAALGHEFTLYLLRNPEARERVAAKRLEVVAALAEFIVAGVERLGGALRIPPLTFAHVLVATSDSVMLGSELDDIDLYRPIVEMYVSAIKLPSPRQ, from the coding sequence GTGGTAGAGCGCTTCACCCGCGAACGGCGACTAGAGCAGACCCGCACGTTGTTGCTCGATGCCGCGGAAGCCGTGTTTGCCGAAAAGGGCTTCACGCCGGCGACTCTCGACGACATCGCACACACTGCGGGATACACCAAGGGCGCCATCTACAAGCATTTCGCCACCAAGGAGGACCTGTTCCTGGCGGTCAGCGACCGGTACTGGCGCCGCTACTTCGACAACTTCGCCGAGGTGATGTCGACGGCGACCCAGGTCGGTGACCGTGAACTCGACGACATTGCCCTGCGCTGGCGCCAACTGGGCCGCGACCGCGGCGCCGAGCACGCCGCGCTGGGACACGAATTCACGCTGTATCTTCTGCGGAATCCCGAAGCGCGCGAGCGGGTTGCGGCCAAAAGGCTGGAAGTCGTTGCGGCACTAGCGGAATTCATCGTTGCCGGCGTCGAACGGCTCGGCGGGGCTTTGCGGATCCCGCCGCTGACGTTCGCGCACGTGCTGGTGGCCACCAGCGATTCGGTGATGTTGGGCAGCGAGCTCGACGACATCGACCTCTACCGGCCGATCGTCGAGATGTATGTGTCGGCGATCAAACTGCCCTCGCCGCGGCAGTAG